Proteins from one Patescibacteria group bacterium genomic window:
- a CDS encoding helix-turn-helix domain-containing protein translates to MASFRQKKISRGQTLSDKLKQARISQEVSLEEMSQATKIQIKYLEILEEGDYQKLPGDIYAKAWLKLYADFLSLDISELLADYKIEKSVRDKLIKVSKPNDSKSIPNYNILKPNFLKILSIGFLVLILLGYLAWEINNIVSPPQVIISEPNNNFRTSESSVFIKGQTKPEVQLTINNETVLLDSDGNFIKEVNLVSGLNNLQINAKKKHSKINNLELIIFRDIID, encoded by the coding sequence ATGGCCAGCTTTAGACAAAAGAAAATAAGCCGAGGTCAGACTTTGTCTGACAAATTAAAACAAGCTAGAATCAGCCAAGAGGTTTCTTTGGAGGAAATGAGTCAGGCAACTAAAATACAGATAAAGTATTTGGAGATTTTAGAAGAAGGAGATTACCAAAAGTTGCCGGGCGATATTTATGCCAAAGCATGGCTAAAACTTTATGCCGATTTTTTGTCTTTAGATATTAGCGAGCTTTTGGCAGATTATAAAATAGAGAAATCAGTCAGAGATAAATTAATAAAAGTTTCTAAACCAAATGACTCAAAAAGCATCCCCAATTATAATATTTTGAAACCAAATTTTTTGAAAATTTTATCTATTGGTTTTTTGGTATTAATTCTCTTGGGATATTTGGCTTGGGAGATAAATAATATTGTATCACCACCGCAAGTTATTATTAGCGAGCCAAACAACAATTTTCGTACCAGCGAAAGCAGCGTCTTTATCAAGGGGCAGACAAAGCCGGAAGTTCAGCTAACTATCAATAATGAAACAGTTCTTTTAGATAGTGATGGTAATTTTATCAAAGAAGTAAATCTTGTCAGCGGCTTGAATAATTTGCAAATAAATGCTAAAAAGAAACATAGTAAAATCAATAATTTAGAATTGATAATATTTAGGGATATTATAGACTAG
- a CDS encoding DNA translocase FtsK, with the protein MARRKRRVYQNEEEGFSINPETKGAIFTILIFTVAFLSILSIFDLAGAFGRYLNFGLSYAFGWADWIFILILLWLGYLLVRSGRYAIKISGYIGLVLMMLAFSGLFHFFVSEFSLKEIISAGKGGGALGFFIGQTLQSFLGFWGSMVILFALLFIGIFLAFNTSFKDMIEKGKVLGIIKEKFLPEADLSEQEEEENDDKEEFSPDEDMIENKEEFSPDEEMEESKEEVAEDFVDEETEEKPQVRKARPKIVVPIELLSKSNSKPDSGDINANMNKIQKTLENFGIDVTMGEVNVGPTVTQYTLRPAEGVRLSQMLTLQNDLALSLAAHPLRMEAPIPGKSLVGIEVPNQTVSTVKLREILESSAYRKRKNSLQLSLGKDVAGSAILANLATMPHLLVAGSTGSGKSVCINNIILSLIYQNSPDELKFILIDPKRVELSSYNNIPHLLTPVINETDKAINALRWVVKEMHERYKLLQAAGKRNIDSYNSAVIVNRLPYIVVIVDEFAALMSLAAKEIEAAVVSLAQMARAVGIHLVLATQRPSVDVITGLIKANITSRIAFAVASAMDSRTIIDTSGAEKLLGKGDMLFMTAELSKPRRIQGAYVSDEEINDVVDFLKDQAEPEYNDDVTEKPSGHVAGFGGGGDYEDDLSLEAKEVVIKAGKASATLLQRRLRIGYARAARLLDILEEMGVVGPSEGSKPREVMVSQEDLEENFESPLDEEDIDEEVEGETDEEEDEERDRY; encoded by the coding sequence ATGGCTAGAAGAAAAAGACGAGTCTATCAAAATGAAGAAGAGGGTTTTAGTATAAACCCAGAAACTAAAGGGGCTATTTTTACAATACTTATTTTTACAGTAGCCTTTTTAAGTATTTTATCAATTTTTGATTTAGCTGGCGCTTTTGGCCGCTATCTAAATTTTGGCCTATCTTATGCTTTTGGTTGGGCTGATTGGATATTTATTTTGATTTTACTCTGGTTGGGCTATTTGTTGGTTAGAAGTGGTCGTTATGCTATTAAAATATCGGGATATATTGGGTTAGTTTTGATGATGCTGGCTTTTTCCGGCTTATTTCATTTTTTTGTTTCAGAATTTAGCCTAAAAGAAATAATTTCTGCTGGTAAAGGCGGCGGGGCCTTGGGATTTTTTATAGGGCAGACACTTCAAAGCTTTTTAGGTTTTTGGGGTTCAATGGTAATACTTTTTGCACTTTTATTTATTGGAATATTTTTGGCTTTCAACACTTCTTTTAAGGATATGATTGAGAAGGGTAAAGTCTTGGGTATAATAAAAGAAAAATTTTTGCCCGAGGCAGATTTGTCTGAGCAAGAAGAGGAAGAAAATGATGATAAAGAAGAGTTTTCTCCTGATGAAGACATGATAGAAAACAAAGAAGAGTTTTCTCCTGATGAAGAAATGGAAGAGAGTAAAGAAGAGGTGGCCGAAGATTTTGTTGATGAAGAAACGGAAGAAAAGCCTCAAGTCAGAAAGGCTAGGCCCAAGATTGTAGTGCCAATTGAGCTTTTATCAAAATCAAATTCCAAGCCTGATTCCGGAGATATCAACGCTAATATGAATAAGATTCAAAAGACTTTGGAAAATTTTGGGATTGACGTGACAATGGGAGAGGTAAATGTTGGACCAACAGTCACTCAATATACTTTGCGTCCGGCGGAAGGGGTCAGGCTTTCTCAGATGCTTACTTTGCAAAATGATTTGGCCTTGTCTTTGGCGGCTCATCCTTTGCGTATGGAAGCACCTATTCCAGGCAAATCTTTGGTGGGTATAGAAGTACCAAATCAAACTGTCTCTACAGTTAAACTCAGGGAAATTTTAGAAAGCAGCGCTTATAGAAAAAGAAAAAACAGTCTACAGCTGTCTTTGGGTAAAGATGTAGCTGGTAGTGCAATTTTGGCCAACTTAGCTACTATGCCCCATCTTTTGGTAGCCGGCTCTACTGGTAGTGGCAAGTCAGTTTGTATTAATAACATAATATTAAGTTTGATCTATCAAAATTCTCCTGATGAATTAAAATTTATTTTAATTGATCCTAAACGAGTAGAACTTTCATCATACAACAATATACCACATTTACTGACCCCAGTTATCAACGAAACAGATAAAGCTATCAATGCTCTCCGTTGGGTAGTAAAGGAGATGCATGAAAGGTACAAATTACTTCAAGCCGCCGGCAAAAGGAACATTGATAGTTATAATAGTGCCGTTATTGTTAATCGTTTACCTTATATAGTGGTGATTGTTGATGAATTTGCGGCTCTGATGTCTTTGGCAGCCAAAGAAATAGAAGCAGCCGTTGTTTCTTTGGCTCAGATGGCTAGGGCGGTTGGTATACATCTGGTTTTGGCCACCCAAAGACCGTCAGTAGATGTTATTACTGGTCTTATCAAAGCCAATATTACTTCCCGTATTGCTTTTGCCGTAGCCTCGGCCATGGACTCCCGTACTATTATTGATACTTCCGGAGCAGAAAAGCTTTTGGGCAAAGGTGATATGTTGTTTATGACAGCCGAGCTTTCCAAACCTCGCCGTATTCAGGGAGCCTATGTATCCGATGAAGAAATAAACGATGTAGTGGATTTCTTAAAAGATCAGGCTGAGCCAGAGTATAATGATGATGTGACAGAAAAGCCAAGCGGTCATGTGGCTGGTTTTGGTGGTGGCGGAGACTATGAAGATGATTTATCTTTGGAGGCTAAAGAAGTTGTTATAAAAGCCGGCAAGGCTTCAGCTACTTTGCTGCAGAGGAGATTAAGGATTGGCTATGCTAGAGCAGCTAGGCTCTTGGATATATTAGAAGAAATGGGTGTAGTTGGGCCGTCAGAAGGATCTAAGCCTCGTGAGGTTATGGTCTCACAAGAAGATCTGGAGGAGAATTTTGAATCACCGCTTGATGAAGAAGATATTGATGAGGAGGTTGAAGGTGAGACAGATGAGGAAGAAGATGAAGAAAGGGACAGATATTAA